The Cottoperca gobio chromosome 15, fCotGob3.1, whole genome shotgun sequence genome segment GAATGTCCAAATCAGATGTAATGCCCCCAAACCAACAATTGTTAAAACAATTCAGtcaaagtgacacattttgacCTGACGATGGTATTGAAGAAGTTATGGTATCGTCAAAGGTTTATTCATACTGTGGAAACTGAATATCTATAGAATTTTATGGCAGTCCAtataatagttgttgagatatttcagtcattGCCATCCCTAGCatggggacacacacacacacacacactttatgacGAGTCATTGATTTCTTACCAGTTAgaacagaaaataatttatttatgttcttaaGTAGTTGAAAATACAAAACGCACGCTTCAGGTAATATTTGACTATCAAATACATTAGTCATTCCCTCAAGGGTGTGACATTACATTCATTGGATCCATGTTCCAACATGAGTCTTCTCTGTTGAGCCACCTGCAACCAGGTGAGTAGCTGCCATGAGAAATAAGTTTGGTTTCTGAGAAACCTTGATACACATGTAATACCCCATCAAAGACAGGTATGTGCTAAGTCATGACAATGTTGTTAGTGCCATTTGGAGCCataaaattgtttttaaaaaaaagaaggcaaagcttAACCCACCAGCTGCTTTTCACAGTACATATGAATTCAGTTCAGCTCAACTCAGCGACAGAAGCCCTTAGTCAGCAGCACTCTTCAATCAGCAGCTCCCCTGAACAATACAGTTTCCTCTTGATAGCCCTAAAACTCTTACTCAGCCTCAGAGAATTTTGGTTCTTTGCAAATGTCTGTGATGACTTGCTTCCCTTGAAGAGCTTCTGAACCTTTGGCCACAGTCCACTGGACTCCAGCCTCAGCACCAGGGTCACATGGAAGGTCGGGACCAGGGTGGCATCTACTGCTATTTGGTCCACAGTACATAGGGACCCCTGGTCCCCCCTGTCCACACACAAGTCGATGAGGGCTCCCCTGAGGCCGCAAGGCTCGCTGACAGCAAGGTGCAACAGCTCTTGGCTGATGTGGTGCAGTAGACAGTCAGCTAGGATGAGTTTGGAGCAGCCCAGGATGTGTG includes the following:
- the LOC115020193 gene encoding DNA damage-inducible transcript 4 protein-like, translating into MSFSCNHSLDGSFPPSPAEGRGSKRLSWGSLLQRLTELKGINQRVTADQCSRSETGSVADMSLSESDSSLFCYPLEETLATEVVETIAQSLTDASHILGCSKLILADCLLHHISQELLHLAVSEPCGLRGALIDLCVDRGDQGSLCTVDQIAVDATLVPTFHVTLVLRLESSGLWPKVQKLFKGSKSSQTFAKNQNSLRLSKSFRAIKRKLYCSGELLIEECC